From Vreelandella neptunia, the proteins below share one genomic window:
- a CDS encoding gamma-glutamyltransferase family protein: MQQDALYYPSASRRMATFGKRGMVATSQPLAAQVGISILQQGGNAIDAAIATAAALTVVEPTSNGIGSDAFAIVWVEGKLHGLNASGPAPQAATIEALRALGHDTMPNHGMLPVTVPGAPAAWAALSERFGKLPFAELLAPAIALADEGFPVSPVIHQMWKEAFNTYSAYDEASFKPWFDTFAPEGRAPEPGELWRSEGHAKSLKAIADSRAKAFYEGELAEAIDAFSREHGGLLRKEDLAAYQPEWVDPISVRYKGHDIWEIPPNGSGMIVLQALGMLEHLGEEGRDRVETLHRRIEATKLAYVDGFAHITDLDAMRPSIAQMLNDDYLKSRAELIGEQAVDPVHGNPIKGGTVYLATADNDGNMVSLIQSNFKGFGSGIVVPGTGISLQNRGWSFSLDPQHPNALAPGKRTYHTIIPGFITKDNQAVGPFGVMGGYMQPQGHVQVVTAMLEDQLNPQAALDMPRWKWTKGKTIEVEADFPNHLALALARRGHDIVKVADSISFGRGQIILRDPDTGVLQGGTEPRTDGAVLPW, encoded by the coding sequence ATGCAACAAGATGCACTCTACTACCCCAGCGCCTCGCGCCGGATGGCAACGTTCGGTAAACGCGGCATGGTCGCCACCTCACAACCGCTAGCTGCGCAGGTAGGTATTAGCATTTTGCAGCAAGGTGGCAATGCGATTGATGCAGCCATTGCCACGGCAGCTGCATTAACGGTGGTGGAGCCCACCTCAAATGGGATCGGCAGCGACGCCTTTGCCATTGTGTGGGTCGAGGGCAAACTGCATGGCCTTAATGCTAGTGGCCCTGCTCCACAAGCGGCAACCATTGAAGCGCTAAGAGCCCTCGGCCATGACACAATGCCCAACCACGGCATGCTTCCTGTAACGGTACCCGGTGCGCCCGCTGCCTGGGCGGCGCTATCTGAGCGCTTCGGCAAACTTCCGTTCGCAGAGTTGCTGGCGCCTGCGATTGCACTGGCCGATGAAGGGTTCCCGGTTTCTCCCGTCATTCATCAAATGTGGAAAGAAGCCTTCAACACCTACTCGGCTTACGATGAGGCTTCTTTCAAACCCTGGTTTGATACGTTTGCTCCCGAAGGGCGTGCGCCGGAGCCCGGTGAGCTGTGGCGCTCCGAAGGCCATGCGAAAAGCCTAAAAGCGATTGCTGACAGCCGCGCCAAAGCATTCTATGAGGGCGAACTGGCCGAGGCCATTGATGCCTTTTCCCGCGAACACGGTGGCCTATTACGCAAAGAAGACCTAGCAGCTTACCAGCCAGAGTGGGTCGACCCGATTAGCGTGCGCTACAAAGGCCATGATATTTGGGAAATTCCTCCCAACGGGAGCGGTATGATTGTGCTGCAAGCCCTAGGCATGTTGGAACATCTAGGCGAAGAGGGGCGAGATCGAGTCGAAACGCTGCACCGTCGTATTGAAGCCACCAAACTTGCCTACGTTGATGGCTTTGCTCATATCACCGACCTCGACGCTATGCGCCCCAGCATTGCACAGATGCTAAACGATGATTATTTGAAATCGCGTGCCGAACTGATTGGCGAACAGGCCGTTGATCCCGTCCACGGTAACCCTATTAAGGGCGGCACGGTGTACCTGGCAACGGCTGACAACGATGGCAATATGGTGTCGCTGATTCAAAGTAATTTTAAAGGCTTTGGCTCTGGCATCGTAGTGCCGGGCACCGGCATAAGTCTACAAAACCGTGGCTGGTCATTCTCCCTCGACCCGCAGCACCCCAATGCGCTAGCCCCCGGCAAGCGCACCTATCACACCATCATCCCAGGCTTTATTACTAAAGATAACCAAGCCGTTGGGCCGTTTGGCGTGATGGGCGGCTATATGCAGCCCCAAGGCCATGTACAGGTGGTAACAGCGATGCTAGAGGATCAACTGAATCCTCAGGCGGCGCTGGATATGCCACGTTGGAAATGGACCAAAGGCAAAACCATCGAAGTGGAAGCCGACTTCCCCAACCACTTAGCGCTTGCCCTGGCACGCCGCGGCCACGACATCGTCAAAGTCGCCGACTCAATCAGCTTTGGCCGTGGCCAAATCATTCTTCGCGATCCTGACACCGGTGTACTCCAAGGGGGTACCGAGCCACGCACCGATGGAGCTGTGCTCCCCTGGTAA
- a CDS encoding tripartite tricarboxylate transporter permease, with product MTNFFLQALAEVGTPSVMGLIVIGVLFGIIGGSIPGFTVTTAILVVFPFTFAMDPVSGVSLMVGVFVGGYSGGIVSGVMLGIPGTPSSITTVYDGYPMAQRGEPGRALGIGVAASFLGTLISVAVLVFFGPLIASFSMNFRPWEITALIVFALTLVAGLSSGALLKGLMAAALGLLITTVGYDRNSNLRFDFGLPAMGSGFEILPVMIGIFAFSQLLGNIEKLKDESSEAKKIDTNVTIPYGQIIKDMAGQKLNTLRSSLIGSLVGALPGTGGTVANFLSYDQAKKFSKHPEKFGTGTPSGIVASEASNSAVAGGAFVPTLALGIPGDLPMAIMMGVLILHGITPGPMMFEQNPVLVGAIYASLLIGAVVMVLCNLLLVRWFAKISLIPQQILVPVVLMLCAIGAYALNNNLFDIWVLFIFGIIGYLLWKAEVPLTPLILGVVLGDNLERQLFRALELNESWMTFLTRPLSALFLALAVASILFSLYQDRKIQRLKGL from the coding sequence ATGACCAATTTTTTTCTCCAAGCACTCGCTGAGGTCGGTACTCCCTCGGTGATGGGCCTAATTGTAATCGGTGTTTTGTTTGGCATTATTGGCGGTAGCATCCCAGGCTTTACCGTCACTACGGCCATCCTGGTGGTCTTCCCTTTTACCTTTGCTATGGATCCGGTAAGCGGCGTTTCACTGATGGTTGGTGTGTTTGTAGGCGGTTATTCAGGCGGGATCGTCTCGGGCGTTATGCTGGGGATCCCCGGCACGCCCTCCTCAATCACCACCGTATATGACGGCTATCCGATGGCTCAGAGAGGTGAGCCTGGCCGAGCCTTGGGCATTGGTGTGGCGGCCTCTTTTTTAGGCACTTTGATAAGCGTTGCAGTACTGGTTTTTTTCGGACCGTTAATTGCTAGCTTCAGTATGAATTTCCGCCCCTGGGAAATTACCGCCTTGATTGTTTTCGCTCTGACACTTGTGGCAGGACTCTCTAGCGGCGCTCTGCTCAAAGGCCTGATGGCCGCTGCTTTAGGGCTTTTGATTACCACTGTTGGCTATGACCGCAACAGCAATCTTCGCTTTGATTTTGGCCTACCGGCAATGGGGTCTGGCTTCGAAATTCTTCCCGTAATGATCGGTATATTTGCTTTTTCACAGCTACTTGGAAATATTGAGAAATTGAAGGATGAGAGTAGCGAAGCCAAAAAAATCGATACCAATGTAACGATTCCCTACGGCCAAATAATCAAAGATATGGCGGGACAAAAGCTCAACACGCTGCGTTCTTCACTCATAGGCAGCTTAGTGGGGGCACTCCCCGGCACGGGTGGCACCGTGGCAAATTTCTTGAGTTACGACCAAGCCAAGAAATTCTCAAAACATCCAGAGAAGTTTGGCACTGGCACGCCCAGCGGCATCGTGGCGTCTGAAGCCTCCAATAGCGCGGTGGCTGGTGGTGCATTTGTGCCCACGCTGGCATTGGGCATACCAGGCGATTTGCCTATGGCGATCATGATGGGCGTGTTGATTCTTCACGGCATTACGCCTGGGCCAATGATGTTTGAGCAAAACCCGGTGCTGGTGGGCGCTATTTATGCCAGCTTACTGATCGGTGCGGTGGTCATGGTGCTTTGCAACCTGCTGCTAGTGCGCTGGTTCGCCAAAATATCGTTGATTCCTCAACAGATCCTCGTTCCTGTTGTGCTAATGCTGTGTGCCATTGGCGCTTATGCCCTGAATAACAACCTGTTTGATATTTGGGTGCTATTTATCTTCGGCATCATCGGCTACCTGCTTTGGAAAGCTGAAGTACCGCTAACGCCTCTGATACTCGGCGTAGTACTTGGCGATAACCTGGAGCGACAGCTCTTCCGAGCTCTTGAGCTTAATGAAAGCTGGATGACCTTTTTAACTCGACCACTCTCTGCACTTTTCTTAGCGTTAGCCGTCGCCTCTATTCTGTTTTCGCTCTATCAAGATCGCAAGATCCAGCGCTTAAAAGGACTCTAA
- a CDS encoding tripartite tricarboxylate transporter TctB family protein yields MALALLLIVAVMWVESGSIAPPTSWQPYGSALFPRILLVVIGSFSLLILVRSLLVKAPERASAKQLVAEWFKSRRTILALFLLFGLYAALLPAVGYIATTISFLVASLALLMGIDTRRKWIINLTLSVTLTLVIFVVFRYGLNVWLP; encoded by the coding sequence TTGGCGCTGGCGCTGCTCTTGATTGTGGCTGTCATGTGGGTGGAGTCAGGAAGCATTGCCCCACCGACCAGCTGGCAACCTTATGGGTCAGCACTTTTCCCACGTATTTTGTTGGTAGTGATCGGTTCGTTCTCACTGCTGATACTAGTGCGTTCCTTATTAGTAAAAGCACCTGAGCGAGCAAGCGCAAAGCAGCTTGTTGCTGAGTGGTTTAAAAGCCGGCGCACCATACTCGCTCTGTTTCTACTGTTTGGGCTTTATGCAGCACTTCTCCCAGCAGTGGGGTATATCGCAACCACTATAAGCTTCTTAGTCGCCTCACTCGCTTTACTTATGGGTATAGATACGCGGCGAAAATGGATCATTAATCTCACCTTGAGCGTCACTCTGACGCTCGTGATATTTGTGGTGTTCCGCTATGGCTTAAATGTCTGGCTGCCCTAA
- a CDS encoding Bug family tripartite tricarboxylate transporter substrate binding protein yields the protein MTRSTFTLSTTLAAIGLASSLAIATTAQADYPEQDIRLIIPYGPGGATDILFRLISQEAEKNLGESIVPVNMAGAGATLGSRNVKDAEPDGYTLLGSHDTIALSKLAGTVDYSFDAFEPIALLTQTINIPTAHANHPVQSADEIADYVSENPGQVRFSMIPSSTDHFFWAQFFQEAGIDMADVRLVGYPDTGEQVSALMAEEVDFAMFNLPSGGAFFEDGTFRALGIAHPERLDSMPDVATLREQGIAMDHSTSRGIFAPKGTPQEVLDTIADAYGQALENEEVQSRIENEFGSVVRFLAGDDYQTFLDENEAALSAAAENIDFQN from the coding sequence ATGACGCGTTCAACTTTTACTCTAAGCACTACCCTCGCAGCCATCGGACTTGCGTCTAGCTTGGCTATTGCCACTACCGCACAAGCTGACTATCCCGAGCAGGATATTCGCTTAATCATTCCTTACGGGCCTGGCGGAGCAACAGATATCCTCTTCCGGTTGATTTCTCAGGAAGCAGAAAAGAACCTGGGAGAATCCATCGTTCCGGTCAATATGGCAGGAGCAGGGGCTACCCTTGGGTCTCGCAATGTAAAAGACGCAGAACCCGATGGCTACACACTCCTCGGTAGCCACGACACCATTGCACTTTCAAAGCTAGCGGGCACCGTCGACTACTCATTTGATGCTTTCGAACCTATCGCGCTGCTTACCCAAACCATCAATATCCCAACCGCCCATGCTAATCACCCCGTACAGAGCGCTGATGAAATCGCTGATTACGTGAGCGAAAACCCAGGTCAAGTGCGCTTCAGTATGATTCCTAGCTCCACTGACCACTTCTTCTGGGCCCAATTCTTCCAGGAGGCGGGCATTGATATGGCCGACGTACGCCTAGTCGGCTATCCAGATACTGGTGAACAGGTATCGGCTCTGATGGCGGAAGAAGTTGATTTCGCAATGTTCAATTTACCTTCTGGCGGTGCTTTTTTTGAAGATGGCACCTTCCGCGCGCTCGGCATCGCTCATCCAGAGCGCCTTGATAGCATGCCAGATGTAGCCACCCTGCGAGAACAAGGCATCGCGATGGATCACTCCACCAGCCGAGGTATTTTTGCTCCCAAAGGTACTCCGCAAGAAGTCCTAGATACCATCGCTGACGCTTACGGACAGGCCTTGGAAAATGAAGAAGTACAGAGCCGCATTGAAAATGAGTTTGGCTCTGTTGTTCGCTTTCTGGCCGGTGATGATTACCAAACGTTTCTGGATGAAAACGAAGCAGCACTATCCGCCGCTGCCGAGAACATCGATTTCCAGAACTGA
- a CDS encoding chromate transporter: MIYWDLFLAFFIPNIIGYGGGPAIIPLIEAEVVGRYGWMTAQTFAETLALGNALPSPIATKMAGYVGYEVAGIGGAFIAVAATVIPTLLLMLGALGLLYRHRDSPRVKRMSQWVRPVIAMMMAWLTLGFLLESLNTSGTIHTLIIGIVAAIALIRFKTHPAFVVMGALVYGGVFLG; encoded by the coding sequence ATGATTTATTGGGATCTCTTCCTGGCGTTTTTTATCCCAAACATTATCGGCTATGGCGGCGGCCCAGCCATTATCCCACTAATCGAAGCCGAAGTGGTTGGCCGGTATGGCTGGATGACCGCGCAAACCTTCGCGGAAACATTAGCCTTGGGTAACGCGCTGCCTAGCCCTATCGCCACCAAAATGGCTGGCTATGTAGGCTATGAAGTAGCAGGCATTGGCGGCGCTTTCATCGCTGTGGCCGCTACCGTGATCCCCACCCTGCTGTTGATGTTAGGCGCGCTAGGATTGCTATACCGTCACCGAGATTCCCCCCGGGTTAAGCGCATGAGCCAGTGGGTGCGCCCTGTCATCGCCATGATGATGGCCTGGCTGACCTTGGGGTTTCTGCTCGAGAGCCTTAACACCAGCGGCACGATTCACACCCTGATCATTGGCATAGTCGCCGCTATTGCACTGATTCGCTTCAAAACGCACCCCGCCTTTGTGGTTATGGGCGCCCTGGTTTATGGGGGGGTCTTTCTCGGCTAA
- a CDS encoding chromate transporter, with protein MKPPAVSWQLFWAFFRVGIFGFGGGPAMIPLVRAEVVTRYHWLTDEEFADVLAIGNTLPGPIATKMPGYIGYRVGGVVGCIAAVIAIIVPMIVAMIVMLGIFSRYRDVAWIRGMGQAVVPVVMVMMAQLTWDFFDKSQAALGWLVSIAMAIIAAGLIYWLGIHPGWVIGAILIAALLRPAGNKKAERTT; from the coding sequence ATGAAACCACCCGCTGTCTCCTGGCAACTATTCTGGGCCTTTTTCCGCGTCGGCATCTTTGGTTTCGGTGGTGGGCCCGCCATGATTCCTTTAGTGCGCGCCGAGGTCGTCACCCGCTACCACTGGCTAACCGATGAAGAGTTTGCCGATGTGCTGGCAATTGGCAATACCTTACCTGGCCCCATTGCCACCAAGATGCCCGGCTATATTGGCTATCGTGTAGGTGGAGTCGTCGGCTGTATCGCTGCCGTAATTGCCATCATCGTACCAATGATTGTGGCGATGATTGTCATGTTAGGCATTTTCAGCCGTTACCGCGATGTGGCATGGATTCGCGGTATGGGCCAAGCGGTAGTGCCCGTCGTCATGGTGATGATGGCGCAACTCACCTGGGACTTTTTTGATAAATCCCAGGCTGCCCTTGGCTGGCTGGTCAGTATAGCCATGGCCATCATTGCCGCCGGGCTGATCTACTGGCTTGGCATTCACCCTGGCTGGGTGATTGGCGCCATTCTAATTGCCGCTCTCCTGCGCCCTGCCGGTAACAAAAAAGCGGAGAGGACGACATGA
- a CDS encoding GntR family transcriptional regulator, with amino-acid sequence MNNSLPTSAKSLGPVGPVGPAGTASSRVFDHLRKDLVGGRFVAGEKLAINALKERYQVGLSPLREALNRLAAYGLLVQENQRGFRVPKLSRDELDDITQMRLEMEGMALERAIANGDSLWEADLLAAAHRLKRADITLDKGEEWEHLHTQFHRTLVAPCGSVWLLRFIEQLHDQFDRYRRLGPKMPTIRQELDEQHHQLVELALQREAKAARELMDDHIHKSYEVALKRYQEHV; translated from the coding sequence ATGAATAATTCTCTACCTACGTCAGCCAAGTCACTAGGGCCAGTGGGGCCAGTGGGGCCAGCGGGTACCGCATCAAGTCGCGTGTTTGATCATTTACGCAAGGATTTGGTGGGCGGGCGTTTTGTGGCCGGTGAAAAGCTCGCTATCAATGCGCTCAAAGAGCGCTATCAAGTCGGCTTGAGCCCGCTACGAGAAGCGCTCAATAGATTGGCAGCTTATGGGTTGCTGGTGCAGGAGAATCAGCGCGGCTTTCGGGTGCCGAAGTTGTCGCGGGATGAGCTGGACGATATTACCCAAATGCGTCTGGAAATGGAGGGGATGGCGCTAGAGCGAGCTATTGCTAACGGTGACTCGCTTTGGGAGGCTGATTTGCTTGCCGCCGCGCATCGCCTGAAACGAGCCGATATAACCCTGGATAAAGGCGAAGAGTGGGAGCATCTGCATACACAGTTTCACCGTACCCTGGTGGCGCCGTGTGGGTCAGTCTGGTTATTGCGTTTTATTGAGCAGTTACACGACCAGTTCGATCGCTACCGCCGTTTGGGGCCCAAAATGCCGACGATACGTCAAGAGCTGGACGAGCAGCATCATCAGCTGGTGGAGCTGGCGCTACAGCGCGAGGCTAAAGCAGCGCGTGAATTAATGGACGACCATATCCATAAATCCTATGAAGTCGCTCTGAAGCGCTACCAAGAGCATGTGTAG
- a CDS encoding DUF1415 domain-containing protein — MHADNQHADYRVAAQTLNWVRTFIVAHDICPFAQRELARDTIRVEVVRSKKIEVALEELMVEVQWLDEHPETETTLLVFPTLFKSFDHYLDFVELAESILVDQGYEGVYQLATFHPDYCFDGAEPDDASNYTNRSPYAMVHLLREESVEKAIEFYGDTDAIPGRNIAKLTAMGSAAAEQQLQHCFDVSD, encoded by the coding sequence ATGCACGCAGATAACCAACACGCAGATTACCGAGTAGCCGCGCAAACGCTGAACTGGGTGCGCACCTTCATTGTCGCCCACGACATTTGCCCGTTCGCTCAACGTGAGCTAGCGCGTGACACCATCCGCGTTGAAGTAGTGCGCTCCAAGAAGATCGAAGTGGCACTTGAGGAGCTGATGGTGGAAGTCCAGTGGCTGGATGAGCATCCAGAAACAGAAACGACGCTGCTGGTATTCCCAACGCTCTTTAAAAGCTTTGATCACTACCTGGATTTTGTTGAGCTGGCAGAAAGCATTCTTGTCGACCAGGGGTACGAAGGGGTCTATCAGCTCGCCACTTTCCATCCCGATTACTGCTTCGACGGTGCTGAGCCCGATGACGCCTCTAATTATACCAATCGTTCTCCCTACGCCATGGTGCATCTGTTGCGCGAAGAGAGCGTCGAAAAGGCGATCGAGTTTTACGGCGATACCGACGCGATACCTGGGCGCAATATCGCTAAGTTAACGGCGATGGGCAGTGCCGCCGCGGAGCAGCAGTTGCAGCACTGTTTTGACGTAAGCGACTAA